A window of the Methanophagales archaeon genome harbors these coding sequences:
- a CDS encoding DUF115 domain-containing protein encodes MRNSDWRSIYEEILKDFGFDEERDKEAMRIASEIMGHRAINSLRVQNELEERINGKEAIVCGNAPCLEDDIKAKGLEREPSQRGRVIIAADGATSVLVRDAILPDVIVSDLDGYIPDIIYANRLSSIVIVHAHGDNIEMLKKVLPALNANVICTAQSSPITPHGHASSNIFNFGGFTDGDRCVFIAKEFGARRIELLGFDFEDTQVTERKRKKLKWAKRLIEGCIPVH; translated from the coding sequence ATGCGGAACAGTGATTGGCGCTCGATATACGAGGAGATACTGAAAGATTTTGGGTTTGATGAAGAGAGAGATAAAGAAGCGATGAGAATAGCATCAGAAATTATGGGTCATAGAGCTATAAATAGCTTGAGGGTACAGAATGAGTTAGAAGAGCGAATAAATGGTAAAGAAGCGATAGTATGTGGTAATGCACCCTGTTTGGAAGATGACATAAAGGCTAAGGGGCTCGAACGCGAACCTTCACAGCGCGGACGCGTTATAATCGCCGCGGACGGTGCCACTTCTGTTCTCGTTCGCGATGCCATATTACCTGATGTCATTGTTAGTGACCTGGATGGATATATCCCTGATATAATATATGCAAACAGACTCAGTTCGATAGTCATTGTGCATGCACATGGTGACAATATAGAGATGTTGAAGAAGGTACTGCCTGCACTGAATGCGAATGTGATATGCACAGCCCAGAGCAGTCCGATAACTCCTCATGGGCACGCCTCCTCAAATATCTTCAACTTCGGGGGATTCACTGATGGTGACCGCTGTGTATTCATTGCGAAGGAGTTTGGTGCGAGGCGGATAGAGCTTTTAGGGTTTGATTTCGAGGATACGCAAGTAACCGAAAGGAAGAGGAAGAAACTGAAGTGGGCAAAACGACTGATAGAAGGGTGCATCCCAGTCCATTAG
- a CDS encoding transposase, whose protein sequence is MYSVIPYREYMEQWVKDWVKKQRESGEKGIEIKKQANSYYVYRSTTYWDKKAKKRRKKSTYIGKLSRDGLREKKEKRVTVKQYGNAVLLQEAMKDIVPSLKVFESWEEIYALALVRVMDYVPLKRVKAVWEKLYMKGLSPNLNPKKLSTVLREVGLDREGQNAVFNQLMKGESFVYDLSVVFTRSAINFAEVGYNKDKIHIPQINIALLYSSDGLPAMIKALPGSVRDITSIYNSVKEIDSHVILMLDRGFFSMGVVKFLLDKASFVIPARRNSKLYEEEIDVKDHFFYRERLIKCGKTGKEIKGERKKKSYYLYLFEDVTLRAEEEITLYKKHDKGKISKEEIEKGLKRAGKILIISDLDKEPKDIFLMYKQREGVEKAFDVYKNVLNADKMYLQDNESVFGHLFVSFLSLYGYCKLQCMLREKGMLNKVSPMDLMDEYAKVYKVEYGDKELMSEVPKKVRELDEKLELNLFPK, encoded by the coding sequence ATGTATAGTGTTATTCCCTATAGGGAATACATGGAGCAATGGGTTAAGGACTGGGTTAAGAAACAGAGGGAGAGTGGGGAGAAGGGGATCGAGATAAAGAAGCAGGCAAACAGTTATTATGTCTACAGGTCGACGACTTACTGGGATAAGAAAGCGAAGAAGAGAAGAAAGAAATCTACATACATAGGGAAGTTAAGCAGGGATGGTTTGAGAGAAAAGAAGGAGAAAAGGGTCACTGTAAAGCAGTATGGGAATGCTGTGTTACTTCAGGAGGCTATGAAGGATATTGTTCCTTCTCTCAAGGTATTTGAGAGCTGGGAGGAGATATACGCCCTTGCGTTGGTGAGAGTTATGGATTACGTCCCTCTGAAGAGGGTTAAGGCTGTGTGGGAGAAACTGTACATGAAGGGTTTATCGCCCAACTTGAACCCCAAGAAGCTGTCAACAGTGTTGAGAGAAGTCGGATTGGACAGGGAAGGGCAGAATGCTGTCTTCAATCAGTTGATGAAGGGGGAGAGCTTTGTTTATGACTTGAGCGTAGTTTTCACCAGGTCAGCCATCAATTTCGCTGAAGTGGGGTACAACAAGGACAAGATACACATCCCCCAGATCAACATTGCATTACTATACTCCTCGGATGGTTTACCGGCGATGATAAAGGCTTTACCCGGTTCAGTCAGAGATATAACTTCAATCTACAATAGTGTGAAGGAGATTGATTCCCACGTAATCCTTATGCTGGACAGGGGCTTCTTCTCCATGGGGGTGGTAAAGTTCCTGTTGGACAAAGCATCTTTTGTTATTCCTGCTAGAAGGAATAGCAAGCTTTACGAAGAAGAAATAGATGTTAAAGACCATTTCTTCTACAGGGAAAGACTCATAAAGTGCGGTAAAACCGGGAAAGAGATTAAAGGTGAAAGGAAAAAGAAGAGCTACTACCTCTACCTCTTCGAGGACGTCACCCTGAGAGCTGAAGAGGAAATAACCCTATATAAAAAGCATGATAAAGGCAAAATCAGCAAGGAAGAGATAGAAAAGGGGTTGAAGAGGGCAGGCAAAATCCTTATCATCTCTGATCTAGATAAAGAACCAAAGGATATCTTCCTGATGTACAAGCAGAGAGAAGGAGTGGAGAAAGCCTTCGACGTATACAAAAACGTGCTGAACGCAGATAAAATGTATTTACAGGACAATGAGAGCGTATTTGGTCATTTATTTGTGTCCTTCCTTTCTCTTTACGGATACTGCAAGTTGCAGTGCATGCTGAGAGAGAAAGGAATGCTAAACAAGGTATCTCCCATGGATTTGATGGATGAATATGCCAAAGTCTACAAAGTGGAATATGGAGACAAAGAACTGATGTCCGAGGTTCCAAAAAAGGTTAGGGAGCTGGACGAGAAACTTGAGTTAAACTTATTCCCTAAATGA
- a CDS encoding Lrp/AsnC family transcriptional regulator yields the protein MKLRDKDRCILRTLIENGRLSYSEVGRRCGISRQVAFERVQKLCSEGIIKGFSVCVDADKLGFEFMAYVLLIVKPEERLRNELAEFLRRSKNVRRIQLLFGRFDFFLELLFRDKKEMTEFIRRMHSFGAVERTETFIVYQTVKDTPEDPFLECLGK from the coding sequence ATGAAACTGAGAGATAAAGACAGATGTATTTTACGGACATTAATAGAGAACGGCAGGCTATCTTATTCCGAGGTTGGTAGGAGATGCGGGATAAGCAGGCAGGTAGCTTTTGAACGAGTACAGAAGTTGTGCTCAGAGGGTATAATTAAGGGCTTCTCCGTATGTGTGGATGCTGATAAGCTGGGATTTGAGTTTATGGCTTACGTACTGCTGATTGTGAAGCCTGAAGAGCGACTGAGGAACGAATTGGCGGAGTTCCTGCGTCGAAGCAAGAATGTAAGGCGGATCCAACTACTATTTGGGCGCTTTGACTTCTTCCTCGAGCTCCTGTTCAGAGATAAGAAGGAGATGACGGAGTTCATAAGGCGAATGCACTCATTTGGTGCTGTTGAGAGGACAGAGACGTTCATCGTCTACCAGACGGTGAAGGATACACCCGAAGACCCTTTCTTAGAATGCCTGGGTAAGTGA
- a CDS encoding DUF1616 domain-containing protein, whose translation MHLGYLAEQAGISIWEAYDIQEKNGLRTTNSMIIREWKNKNMRQFKMKSNTLKHFPNDLALVVPFTLLCILFVLISPLTEISPIRVIFGLPLVLFLPGYALIAALFTRRDDLDAIEHIALSFGLSIAITPLLGLALNYTPFGIRLIPVLIVLSVFTVSLALGVYARRSMIPERDRFVVEPHIAKFFKSMKEPFKATDTKIDKMLSVFLIISIVLAISMTVYVIATPKEGEKFTEFYILGPNGTASDYPTNLKVGEEGKVIIGVVNHEYANVSYWLEVKLNGEVISGKSIELMHNETWESPFTFKAKKKGKDQKLEFLLYKNPFSKSVYGKGEIRGEVYRSLHLWVDVQ comes from the coding sequence ATGCACTTGGGCTATCTTGCAGAGCAAGCCGGAATAAGCATCTGGGAAGCATACGACATCCAGGAAAAGAATGGATTGAGAACTACAAATTCCATGATTATAAGAGAATGGAAGAACAAAAATATGAGGCAGTTTAAGATGAAGTCAAACACACTCAAACACTTCCCAAACGACCTCGCACTCGTTGTCCCCTTCACCCTTTTATGCATTTTATTCGTACTAATCTCACCCCTAACCGAAATTTCGCCAATAAGGGTCATCTTTGGTTTACCCCTGGTTCTCTTCCTACCCGGCTACGCTTTAATCGCTGCATTATTCACACGAAGAGATGATCTGGATGCGATAGAGCATATTGCACTAAGCTTTGGATTGAGTATAGCAATTACCCCCCTGTTGGGTTTGGCATTGAACTACACGCCATTTGGAATACGTTTGATACCTGTTCTTATCGTTCTTTCAGTATTCACTGTTTCACTTGCCTTAGGTGTGTATGCAAGGAGAAGCATGATTCCAGAAAGGGATAGGTTTGTGGTTGAGCCCCACATTGCAAAATTCTTCAAAAGCATGAAAGAACCGTTTAAAGCCACTGATACGAAAATAGATAAGATGTTATCGGTCTTTCTGATCATTTCAATTGTACTTGCAATCTCCATGACCGTTTACGTGATAGCAACGCCCAAAGAAGGTGAGAAGTTCACTGAGTTCTATATCCTCGGTCCAAATGGAACGGCAAGTGATTATCCCACAAATCTAAAAGTAGGAGAAGAGGGCAAAGTTATTATAGGCGTTGTGAATCACGAATATGCTAATGTATCATACTGGCTGGAAGTGAAACTTAATGGAGAAGTTATAAGCGGGAAGAGCATTGAGTTAATGCATAATGAGACATGGGAAAGCCCTTTTACGTTCAAGGCGAAGAAAAAGGGAAAAGATCAGAAGTTAGAGTTCTTATTATACAAAAACCCTTTTAGCAAAAGCGTTTACGGAAAAGGAGAAATTAGGGGAGAGGTGTATCGTTCACTTCACCTCTGGGTTGATGTCCAATAA